In one window of Paraflavitalea soli DNA:
- a CDS encoding sensor histidine kinase produces the protein MPVNDIINVLLAAALFVISAAGSIVFLVKYIRRSRKSYTHNQQLAGSEMEAQLLKTQLELQEQTLQHISQEIHDNIGQALTFVKLNINTIDLYKMEETQNKLAESKALISKAIQDLRNVAKTINTDFIKEAGLAACIEYQLHFLEKTGLYTTRFHMSESWCKGLPETELVLFRVVQELLNNIVKHAEATAIEVKLECFSGKLLITVGDNGKGFIPSAQVLTDGEKGLGLGNMNRRIAIVQGRILIDSTPGTGTTVMIEAPQKSYNSHNPANKSSDIYNFSPA, from the coding sequence ATGCCTGTCAACGACATCATCAATGTATTGCTAGCTGCTGCACTGTTTGTTATAAGTGCGGCAGGCAGTATTGTCTTCCTGGTAAAATATATCAGGAGATCACGTAAGTCTTACACACACAATCAACAACTGGCCGGCAGCGAGATGGAAGCCCAGCTCCTCAAAACCCAACTGGAATTACAAGAGCAAACATTGCAGCACATCAGCCAGGAAATTCATGACAATATTGGCCAGGCCCTCACCTTTGTAAAGCTCAACATCAACACCATCGACCTCTATAAAATGGAGGAAACACAAAACAAACTGGCTGAATCCAAAGCCCTCATCTCCAAAGCCATCCAGGACCTGCGCAATGTGGCCAAGACCATCAATACCGATTTTATCAAAGAGGCCGGCCTTGCTGCCTGTATAGAATACCAGCTTCATTTCCTGGAAAAAACAGGCTTGTACACTACCCGGTTCCACATGTCTGAGTCCTGGTGTAAAGGCCTGCCCGAAACCGAACTGGTGTTATTCCGGGTGGTGCAGGAATTGCTGAACAATATTGTAAAACATGCAGAAGCCACTGCTATCGAAGTGAAACTCGAATGCTTTTCCGGTAAACTCCTCATCACTGTAGGAGATAATGGGAAAGGGTTCATTCCCTCCGCACAAGTATTGACCGATGGTGAAAAAGGACTTGGCCTCGGCAATATGAACAGGCGCATAGCCATTGTTCAGGGCAGGATACTCATAGACAGTACACCCGGAACTGGTACTACCGTAATGATAGAGGCGCCACAAAAAAGCTACAACAGCCACAATCCAGCTAACAAAAGCAGTGATATATACAACTTTTCCCCTGCCTGA
- a CDS encoding helix-turn-helix domain-containing protein — MAERLSKDDAKLKDKIASRLKEIRESTGKNKTEFAYDLGVDKQVVSRLENGRGATIYTIDKYCKVMGITLSDFFDSPLFAEE; from the coding sequence ATGGCAGAAAGACTAAGTAAAGATGACGCAAAGCTGAAAGACAAAATTGCTTCGCGATTAAAAGAGATAAGGGAAAGCACTGGCAAAAATAAAACAGAATTTGCTTACGATCTTGGCGTAGATAAACAAGTTGTAAGCAGACTTGAAAATGGCAGAGGTGCTACGATTTATACTATTGACAAGTATTGTAAAGTGATGGGCATTACTCTCAGCGATTTTTTTGATTCCCCTTTATTTGCCGAAGAATAA
- a CDS encoding sulfite oxidase-like oxidoreductase, translating into MEESDKLKRVVEARMKLKARFEDKIQSTPSVADNKPLGSGNPNRHGMPVVPVGQVLTKKWPVLDLGIQPEISLSEWRLVLDGEVEHPAELTWDDFMALPQTDDTSDFHCVTTWSKLDMNWRGVRLLDLAALVQPKDNATHILCYGYDDYTTNVSLEEALKPDVLLAHTVEGKPLPKEHGGPVRMITPQLYAWKGSKWINRIQFLPHNVLGFWEERGYSSTAYPWRNDRYS; encoded by the coding sequence ATGGAAGAGTCAGATAAACTGAAAAGAGTAGTGGAGGCGCGCATGAAACTCAAAGCCCGCTTTGAAGATAAGATACAGTCCACCCCTTCTGTGGCCGACAATAAGCCACTCGGCTCCGGTAATCCCAACCGCCATGGTATGCCTGTAGTACCCGTGGGGCAGGTGCTTACCAAAAAATGGCCCGTTCTCGATCTCGGCATCCAGCCCGAGATCTCCCTGAGCGAATGGCGGCTCGTCCTCGATGGCGAAGTAGAACATCCCGCCGAACTGACCTGGGATGATTTCATGGCCCTGCCACAAACCGATGATACCTCCGACTTTCACTGCGTTACCACCTGGTCCAAACTTGACATGAACTGGCGGGGCGTTCGCCTCCTCGATCTCGCGGCCCTTGTGCAGCCCAAAGACAACGCCACCCATATATTATGTTATGGGTATGATGATTATACCACCAATGTTTCCCTCGAAGAAGCCCTCAAGCCCGATGTACTCCTGGCGCATACCGTAGAAGGCAAGCCCTTGCCCAAAGAACACGGTGGCCCTGTACGCATGATCACCCCGCAACTCTATGCCTGGAAAGGTTCCAAATGGATAAACCGTATCCAATTCTTACCCCACAATGTATTGGGCTTTTGGGAAGAGCGCGGCTATTCCAGCACCGCCTACCCCTGGAGAAATGACCGTTATAGTTAA
- a CDS encoding sigma-70 family RNA polymerase sigma factor yields MKDYQRILFPYAYNILGSSEDAKDAIQDVMVKYMTAPPKEIADEKNYLIRGVINQSINIRKKKQRIAGDPHWLPEPIATEKADTGINRDEIISYSMMVLLEHLNPKERAAFILKEAFDYSHEDIAQALSITVENSRKLLSRAKNKLTVPVKPMDEISLNANAYMENYMAVIKSGDVKSLEKLLAEDVAVSTDGGGKIRIVSPFTQGLHEAAKLMLYVFQTYQQKNTIKPSVVNHQPALLFYDGDTLVNCQIFDLEPVTGKIIRIYSMVDPDKLKNIKLH; encoded by the coding sequence GTGAAAGATTACCAACGTATTTTGTTTCCCTATGCCTACAACATCCTCGGTTCATCCGAAGATGCCAAAGATGCAATCCAGGATGTGATGGTGAAATACATGACTGCCCCGCCAAAGGAGATTGCCGATGAAAAGAATTACCTCATCAGGGGTGTCATCAACCAGTCTATCAACATCCGGAAAAAGAAACAACGCATAGCTGGCGATCCCCACTGGCTACCCGAGCCCATCGCCACCGAAAAAGCCGACACCGGCATCAATCGCGATGAGATCATTTCCTATTCCATGATGGTATTGCTGGAGCACCTCAATCCCAAAGAACGCGCCGCCTTTATACTCAAAGAAGCCTTTGATTATTCCCATGAAGATATTGCCCAGGCACTTTCTATTACCGTTGAGAATTCCCGCAAACTCCTCAGCCGGGCAAAGAACAAATTGACCGTACCCGTCAAACCAATGGATGAAATATCCCTCAATGCCAATGCCTACATGGAAAACTACATGGCCGTCATCAAAAGTGGTGATGTAAAATCCCTGGAAAAACTGCTGGCCGAAGACGTTGCTGTTTCTACTGATGGCGGCGGAAAGATCAGAATTGTGAGCCCATTCACCCAGGGCTTGCACGAGGCTGCTAAACTCATGCTCTATGTATTCCAGACCTACCAACAAAAAAATACAATTAAGCCGTCTGTTGTTAACCATCAGCCAGCCCTCTTGTTTTATGACGGCGACACACTGGTCAACTGTCAGATCTTTGATTTGGAGCCTGTTACGGGCAAAATAATACGCATCTATTCCATGGTAGATCCTGATAAATTAAAAAATATCAAACTGCACTAA
- a CDS encoding FAD-binding oxidoreductase, translated as MAAEEHIVKILAAEFVTHNVRRFTLEKPEGYKFEPGQATEISINKPDWKNERRPFTFTCLNEWPHLEFTIKIYTDHSGVTNELGKLQPGDELLLHDVWGTIHYKGPGTFIAGGAGITPFIAILRHLHKTNQLANSQLIFSNRTEKDIILRDEFTAMLGSRFINTLTQEKTTQFDNRKIDAAYLKEKVQDFNQYFYICGPDAMVDELETTLLALGVPKDKVVREQF; from the coding sequence ATGGCAGCAGAAGAACACATTGTGAAGATCCTGGCAGCTGAATTTGTTACCCATAATGTTCGTCGTTTTACTTTGGAGAAGCCCGAAGGGTATAAGTTTGAACCAGGACAGGCCACCGAGATCAGCATCAATAAGCCCGATTGGAAAAATGAGCGCCGTCCTTTTACATTTACCTGCCTGAATGAGTGGCCCCATCTTGAATTTACCATCAAGATCTACACCGACCACTCCGGCGTCACCAATGAGTTGGGTAAGCTGCAGCCCGGTGATGAACTCCTATTACACGATGTGTGGGGTACCATTCATTATAAAGGTCCTGGTACCTTTATTGCCGGTGGGGCCGGTATAACCCCCTTTATTGCTATTCTGCGGCACCTGCACAAAACAAACCAGCTCGCCAATAGCCAGCTCATTTTCTCCAACCGCACCGAAAAGGATATTATTCTGCGCGATGAATTTACCGCCATGCTGGGCAGCCGGTTTATCAATACCCTCACACAGGAAAAGACCACCCAATTCGACAACCGGAAAATAGATGCCGCCTACCTCAAAGAGAAAGTGCAGGATTTCAACCAGTATTTTTATATCTGCGGACCCGATGCCATGGTCGATGAATTGGAAACAACCCTCCTGGCCCTGGGTGTGCCAAAAGATAAAGTGGTGAGGGAGCAGTTTTAG